A DNA window from Lutra lutra chromosome 8, mLutLut1.2, whole genome shotgun sequence contains the following coding sequences:
- the CDC42EP1 gene encoding cdc42 effector protein 1: MPGPQGAGRAPAMSLGKLSPVGWVSSSHGKRRLTADMISPPLGDFRHTMHVGRGGDVFGDTSFLSNHGGNSGSTHRSPRSFLAKKLQQVRRVGAPPRRMASPPAPSPAPPAVSPIIKNAISLPQLNQAAYDSLAVGKFTFDRSPASSMDGRSSYGVDSGFCTISRLPRQEKPRDRDRDSTFPPESGLHRSDSLLSFHLDLDLGPSLLSELLGVMSLSEASAAETPPPTTSPPAPATSPPAPASSPQPLGHCPNGVTTGLGPAAEMRASPVEEYPRAPAHMAPGRHWGAGWGDRNRDRQDSRHHTEIDSWPEPRKVLPQARASWESLDEEWGAPQAASRTPVPSTVQANTFEFADAEEDDEVKV, from the exons ATGCCAGGTCCCCAGGGGGCAGGAAGAGCCCCCGCCATGAGCCTGGGCAAGCTCTCACCCGTGGGCTGGGTGTCCAGCTCGCACGGGAAGAGGCGGCTAACGGCAGACATGATCAGCCCCCCGCTTGGGGACTTCCGCCACACCATGCACGTGGGCCGTGGCGGGGATGTCTTCGGCGACACCTCCTTTCTCAGCAACCACGGGGGCAACTCGGGGAGCACTCACCGCTCACCCCGAAGCTTCCTGGCCAAGAAGCTCCAGCAGGTGCGGCGGGTGGGGGCGCCGCCCCGGCGGATGGCCTCCCCACCCGCACCCTCCCCTGCTCCACCCGCGGTCTCCCCGATCATCAAGAACGCCATCTCCCTGCCCCAGCTCAACCAGGCCGCCTACGACAGCCTCGCGGTGGGCAAATTCACCTTCGACCGCAGTCCTGCCAGCTCCATGGACGGCCGCTCCAGTTACG GCGTGGACTCTGGGTTCTGCACTATCTCCCGCCTGCCTCGCCAGGAAAAGCCTCGTGACCGAGACCGTGATAGTACCTTCCCCCCGGAGTCTGGGCTTCACCGCTCTGACTCCCTCCTGTCCTTCCACCTGGACCTCGACCTTGGCCCATCTCTCCTCAGTGAGCTGCTTGGGGTCATGAGCCTTTCAGAAGCCTCTGCAGCTgagaccccaccccccaccacaagCCCCCCGGCCCCTGCCACCAGTCCTCCAGCCCCTGCTTCAAGCCCCCAACCCCTTGGACACTGCCCCAATGGGGTAACTACTGGGTTGGGCCCAGCAGCTGAGATGAGGGCCAGCCCGGTGGAAGAGTATCCCCGTGCACCTGCTCACATGGCCCCTGGCAGGCACTGGGGAGCAGGCTGGGGAGACAGGAACAGGGACAGGCAGGACAGCCGCCACCACACTGAGATAGATTCCTGGCCAGAGCCCAGGAAGGTGCTTCCCCAGGCTCGGGCTTCTTGGGAGAGCCTGGACGAAGAGTGGGGGGCTCCCCAGGCAGCCAGCAGGACCcccgtgcccagcacagtgcaAGCAAACACCTTCGAGTTTGCTGATGCTGAGGAGGACGATGAAGTCAAGGTGTGA
- the LGALS2 gene encoding galectin-2 isoform X1, with protein MSGKFEITNMDMKLGTTLKIKGKIASDADGFVINLGQESEKLNLHFNPRFSESTIVCNSRDGSWGQEQREGHMCFSPGSEVKITVTFGNDGFEVNLPDGHQLTFPNRLGHSHLSYLSVLDGLSVSSFKID; from the exons ATGTCG GGAAAATTTGAGATAACGAACATGGACATGAAGTTGGGGACAACCCTGAAGATCAAGGGCAAGATTGCCAGTGATGCTGATGg ATTTGTGATCAATCTGGGCCAGGAGTCAGAGAAGCTCAACCTGCATTTCAACCCACGCTTCAGTGAGTCCACTATCGTCTGCAACTCGAGGGATGGCAGCTGGGGGCAGGAGCAACGGGAAGGTCACATGTGCTTCAGCCCCGGGTCAGAGGTCAAG aTCACCGTGACCTTTGGGAATGATGGATTCGAAGTGAACCTGCCAGATGGGCACCAGCTGACCTTTCCTAACAGGCTGGGCCACAGCCACCTGAGCTACCTGAGCGTGCTGGACGGGCTGAGCGTCTCCTCCTTCAAG atcgacTAA
- the LGALS2 gene encoding galectin-2 isoform X2, with protein sequence MSGKFEITNMDMKLGTTLKIKGKIASDADGFVINLGQESEKLNLHFNPRFSESTIVCNSRDGSWGQEQREGHMCFSPGSEVKITVTFGNDGFEVNLPDGHQLTFPNRLGHSHLSYLSVLDGLSVSSFKID encoded by the exons ATGTCG GGAAAATTTGAGATAACGAACATGGACATGAAGTTGGGGACAACCCTGAAGATCAAGGGCAAGATTGCCAGTGATGCTGATGg ATTTGTGATCAATCTGGGCCAGGAGTCAGAGAAGCTCAACCTGCATTTCAACCCACGCTTCAGTGAGTCCACTATCGTCTGCAACTCGAGGGATGGCAGCTGGGGGCAGGAGCAACGGGAAGGTCACATGTGCTTCAGCCCCGGGTCAGAGGTCAAG aTCACCGTGACCTTTGGGAATGATGGATTCGAAGTGAACCTGCCAGATGGGCACCAGCTGACCTTTCCTAACAGGCTGGGCCACAGCCACCTGAGCTACCTGAGCGTGCTGGACGGGCTGAGCGTCTCCTCCTTCAAGATCGActaa